From the genome of Alosa alosa isolate M-15738 ecotype Scorff River chromosome 20, AALO_Geno_1.1, whole genome shotgun sequence, one region includes:
- the fam133b gene encoding protein FAM133 isoform X2, translating to MGKRDNRVAYLNPIAAARARGPAPNAGPSIQDYLSRPRPTWEEVKEQLEKKKKGSRALADFEDKMNERWKKELEKNRERVLGRGEKKDKTDKDKKEKKKDKKKSSRHSSSSSSSSSSSDSSSSSSSESDDEDEKKSSKKKKKKKRAAVKRESDSSSSGSDADSKDSSMKKKRKLAEVGEPEVKVESEVKTEAEVKAEPQSDEMEEGLESEEKEDGDRTFVLLGWKPIDAELEGEYRKKTVIVERRMEVRKMVVEEKKLPEELTADEKKNTEKKSSEEREKSTDKSKKKKRKKHKKHGKKKKRRERSSSDSD from the exons ATGGGGAAACGAGATAATAGAGTG GCATATTTGAACCCCATTGCTGCAGCCCGAGCGAGAGGACCGGCGCCTAATGCTGGGCCTTCAATTCAAGATTACCTGAGCAGACCAAGGCCGACATG GGAAGAGGTGAAGGAACAGctagagaagaagaagaagggctCAAGAGCTCTGGCAGATTTTGAGGACAAGATGAATGAG AGATGGAAAAAGGAGCTGGAAAAGAACAGAGAGCGAGTACTTGGTAGAGGTGAGAAGAAGGACAAGACGGACAAGGACAAGAAGGAG aagaagaaggataAGAAGAAATCTAGTAGG CattcttcatcttcctcctcctcctcatcgaGTTCTGATTCCTCCAGCAGCTCCTCTTCAGAGTCTGATGATGAG GATGAGAAAAAGAGCtctaaaaagaagaaaaagaagaaacgTGCTGCAGTGAAGAGAGAATCTGATAGTTCCTCTTCAGGTTCCGATGCAGACAGCAAG GATTCCTCcatgaagaagaagaggaagctgGCTGAGGTGGGTGAACCTGAGGTTAAGGTCGAGTCTGAGGTGAAGACTGAAGCAGAAGTGAAAGCCGAGCCTCAAAGTGACGAGATGGAAGAAGGCCTGGAGTCCGAAGAGAAAGAG GACGGTGATAGGACTTTCGTTCTTTTAGGATGGAAGCCAATTGATGCTGAACTAGAA GGTGAGTACAGGAAGAAGACTGTGATcgtggagaggaggatggaggtgaggaagatggtggtggaggagaagaaGCTGCCCGAGGAGCTGACTGCAGACGAgaagaaaaacacagagaagaagagctctgaggagagggagaaatccACA GATAAatcaaagaagaagaaaaggaagaagcacaagaagcatggcaagaaaaagaagaggagagagcggTCAAGCTCGGACTCGGACTGA
- the fam133b gene encoding protein FAM133 isoform X1 — MGKRDNRVAYLNPIAAARARGPAPNAGPSIQDYLSRPRPTWEEVKEQLEKKKKGSRALADFEDKMNERWKKELEKNRERVLGRGEKKDKTDKDKKEKKKKDKKKSSRHSSSSSSSSSSSDSSSSSSSESDDEDEKKSSKKKKKKKRAAVKRESDSSSSGSDADSKDSSMKKKRKLAEVGEPEVKVESEVKTEAEVKAEPQSDEMEEGLESEEKEDGDRTFVLLGWKPIDAELEGEYRKKTVIVERRMEVRKMVVEEKKLPEELTADEKKNTEKKSSEEREKSTDKSKKKKRKKHKKHGKKKKRRERSSSDSD; from the exons ATGGGGAAACGAGATAATAGAGTG GCATATTTGAACCCCATTGCTGCAGCCCGAGCGAGAGGACCGGCGCCTAATGCTGGGCCTTCAATTCAAGATTACCTGAGCAGACCAAGGCCGACATG GGAAGAGGTGAAGGAACAGctagagaagaagaagaagggctCAAGAGCTCTGGCAGATTTTGAGGACAAGATGAATGAG AGATGGAAAAAGGAGCTGGAAAAGAACAGAGAGCGAGTACTTGGTAGAGGTGAGAAGAAGGACAAGACGGACAAGGACAAGAAGGAG aagaagaagaaggataAGAAGAAATCTAGTAGG CattcttcatcttcctcctcctcctcatcgaGTTCTGATTCCTCCAGCAGCTCCTCTTCAGAGTCTGATGATGAG GATGAGAAAAAGAGCtctaaaaagaagaaaaagaagaaacgTGCTGCAGTGAAGAGAGAATCTGATAGTTCCTCTTCAGGTTCCGATGCAGACAGCAAG GATTCCTCcatgaagaagaagaggaagctgGCTGAGGTGGGTGAACCTGAGGTTAAGGTCGAGTCTGAGGTGAAGACTGAAGCAGAAGTGAAAGCCGAGCCTCAAAGTGACGAGATGGAAGAAGGCCTGGAGTCCGAAGAGAAAGAG GACGGTGATAGGACTTTCGTTCTTTTAGGATGGAAGCCAATTGATGCTGAACTAGAA GGTGAGTACAGGAAGAAGACTGTGATcgtggagaggaggatggaggtgaggaagatggtggtggaggagaagaaGCTGCCCGAGGAGCTGACTGCAGACGAgaagaaaaacacagagaagaagagctctgaggagagggagaaatccACA GATAAatcaaagaagaagaaaaggaagaagcacaagaagcatggcaagaaaaagaagaggagagagcggTCAAGCTCGGACTCGGACTGA